A region from the Cloacibacillus sp. An23 genome encodes:
- a CDS encoding N-acetyl sugar amidotransferase, translating into MSSIQKRPYQICTRCVMDTTDSKITFDENGVCDHCRNFDKKIKPYWHPNENRLEELEAMAAKIREAGKGRDYDCLLGLSGGADSSYMAYIAKEVMRLRPLAFVVDTGWNLNVAVENIEKIVKGLDLDMYTEVVNWKEMSDFQLAMFKSQISSQDAPQDHAIFAALYNYAAKHKIKYILTGSNNSTEFIRPPLEWIYMNDLTLYKDIHEKFGKRKLKTYPTCGILKYRILYKYVYGMQRFYPLDYVVYDKAKAEKFLHEKYGWTKYENKHYENVFTRFFEGYYLPAKFGFDTRKNVFSTQILAGTMTRDEALEKLKTNPYDRDQMEQDKEYIAKKLGITTKEFEEIIAGENKTPFDYKNSFWLIKLGLSVCKMLGIESRNMR; encoded by the coding sequence ATGAGCAGTATCCAAAAGAGACCTTATCAGATATGCACTCGATGCGTCATGGACACCACGGACTCAAAGATAACCTTTGATGAGAACGGCGTCTGCGACCATTGCAGAAATTTTGATAAAAAGATAAAACCATACTGGCATCCGAATGAAAACCGCCTTGAGGAACTCGAAGCGATGGCTGCTAAAATTCGTGAAGCCGGAAAAGGACGTGATTACGACTGTCTGCTCGGCTTAAGCGGAGGCGCGGACAGCTCCTATATGGCCTACATCGCTAAGGAGGTTATGCGCCTTCGTCCGCTCGCGTTCGTCGTAGACACCGGCTGGAATCTGAATGTAGCCGTTGAAAATATCGAGAAGATAGTCAAAGGTCTGGATCTCGATATGTACACGGAAGTCGTCAACTGGAAAGAGATGAGCGACTTCCAATTGGCTATGTTCAAGTCGCAGATATCCTCGCAGGACGCTCCGCAGGATCATGCTATTTTCGCGGCATTGTACAATTATGCTGCAAAACACAAAATAAAATATATATTGACAGGCTCCAACAACTCAACCGAATTTATCCGTCCGCCGCTGGAATGGATCTATATGAACGACCTTACTTTGTATAAGGACATACATGAAAAATTCGGCAAGCGTAAACTTAAAACTTATCCGACGTGCGGAATATTGAAATACCGCATTCTATATAAATACGTATATGGTATGCAGCGTTTTTATCCTCTCGACTATGTTGTCTACGACAAAGCGAAGGCAGAGAAATTTCTGCATGAAAAATATGGCTGGACGAAATATGAGAACAAGCACTACGAAAATGTCTTTACCAGATTTTTCGAAGGTTATTATCTGCCAGCTAAATTTGGTTTCGATACGAGGAAGAACGTGTTTTCAACTCAAATTCTTGCTGGCACTATGACGCGCGACGAAGCGCTGGAGAAGCTCAAGACGAATCCATACGACAGAGACCAGATGGAGCAAGATAAGGAATATATAGCAAAGAAACTTGGAATTACTACAAAAGAGTTTGAAGAGATAATTGCCGGAGAAAACAAAACGCCGTTTGATTACAAAAACTCATTCTGGCTTATAAAGCTCGGCCTTTCCGTTTGCAAAATGCTTGGCATTGAAAGCAGGAACATGAGGTAA